One Ignisphaera cupida DNA window includes the following coding sequences:
- a CDS encoding RidA family protein, translated as MSKEIVFTEKAPKPIGPYSQAVKVGQWLFVSGQIALDPATGDLIVGGIEEQTTRVFENIKAILEAAGYTLDDIVKVTVYLTDLSDFPKFNEVYSRYFKSNPPARTTVQVSALPRGAKIEVDVIAYKQG; from the coding sequence ATGTCGAAGGAAATTGTTTTTACTGAGAAGGCCCCCAAGCCGATAGGGCCGTATTCACAAGCTGTTAAGGTTGGTCAATGGCTTTTTGTCTCTGGTCAAATAGCCTTAGATCCTGCTACAGGTGATTTGATTGTGGGTGGTATAGAGGAGCAAACAACTAGGGTTTTTGAGAATATTAAGGCTATTCTCGAAGCCGCTGGGTATACACTAGATGACATTGTTAAAGTCACTGTTTACTTAACTGATTTAAGTGATTTCCCCAAGTTCAACGAGGTTTACAGTAGATACTTCAAATCAAATCCACCAGCTAGAACAACTGTTCAAGTTTCTGCATTGCCAAGAGGTGCAAAAATAGAGGTGGATGTCATAGCATATAAACAGGGTTAG
- the sppA gene encoding signal peptide peptidase SppA, whose protein sequence is MRRKDLIVLIAVGVVVSIVFGFALLGYIQNLVRLGIGSVALIELSGIISYSGSSFNIFSPGSITPSDVKYYVDKALSDPSIKAVVISINSVGGSAAASEEIYQILSKLAENKVVVVYSPEILVSGGYYIALPAKKIVVSPHAIVGSVGAVTMIVNVNELLNKLGVNITIVKSGEFKDILSPYRSPTQKELSIIQEIVNKTAQIFVERVKKHRVIMDEDVFKAKIYFGEEAVRVGLADDVGTLDKAIEIAKELAGLPQYAPLIKIEKPKGLLQQLLGLDLKIGKIEISFGGVCSVVNDLSEFVGKPLYLWIPGLE, encoded by the coding sequence ATGAGAAGAAAAGATTTAATTGTTTTGATAGCTGTTGGCGTGGTTGTCTCCATTGTTTTTGGATTTGCTTTACTTGGATATATTCAAAATCTTGTAAGGCTAGGTATTGGCTCGGTTGCTTTGATAGAGCTTAGCGGAATTATTAGCTATAGTGGTTCCTCTTTCAACATATTCTCTCCTGGCTCTATAACACCATCTGATGTCAAGTATTATGTTGACAAAGCCTTGTCTGATCCATCAATAAAAGCTGTTGTAATATCCATTAACAGTGTAGGTGGTTCTGCAGCTGCTTCTGAAGAGATATATCAGATTCTAAGTAAGTTGGCTGAGAATAAAGTTGTTGTTGTTTATTCTCCAGAGATTTTGGTTAGTGGAGGTTACTATATAGCGTTACCAGCAAAGAAAATAGTTGTTTCTCCACATGCTATTGTGGGTTCTGTTGGAGCTGTTACAATGATTGTTAATGTTAATGAGCTTCTAAATAAACTTGGTGTTAACATAACTATTGTTAAGTCTGGTGAGTTCAAGGATATTCTATCCCCATATAGATCACCAACTCAAAAAGAACTTAGCATTATTCAGGAGATTGTGAATAAAACTGCTCAAATATTTGTTGAGCGTGTTAAGAAGCATAGGGTGATAATGGATGAGGATGTTTTTAAAGCAAAGATATATTTTGGTGAGGAGGCTGTGAGAGTTGGTCTAGCTGATGATGTTGGCACACTGGATAAGGCAATTGAAATTGCGAAAGAGCTTGCTGGTCTACCCCAGTATGCACCGCTTATAAAAATTGAGAAGCCGAAGGGATTATTGCAGCAACTTCTTGGTTTAGATCTTAAAATTGGGAAAATAGAGATAAGCTTTGGTGGTGTATGCTCAGTGGTGAATGATCTTTCAGAATTTGTTGGCAAGCCACTATATCTATGGATTCCAGGTTTAGAGTAA
- a CDS encoding cyclophilin-like fold protein: MNVTRIRICTEETGCVEAELFDAHSPNTYKEIVDALPIESTAYRWGDEVYFSTPITAPEENAREVVDKGTIAYWPPGNALCIFWGPTPASRSRNEIRPASPVNIVGKVLGDPTIFSRVRSGSRIKVEKVE; the protein is encoded by the coding sequence ATGAATGTAACAAGAATTAGGATATGCACAGAGGAAACTGGGTGTGTAGAGGCTGAGCTATTCGATGCTCACAGCCCAAACACCTACAAAGAAATAGTTGATGCTCTTCCAATAGAGTCTACAGCTTATAGATGGGGAGACGAAGTGTATTTCTCAACACCTATAACAGCACCCGAGGAAAATGCTAGGGAAGTTGTTGACAAGGGAACAATTGCCTATTGGCCACCTGGAAACGCTCTATGCATTTTCTGGGGGCCAACACCAGCAAGCAGATCAAGAAATGAGATAAGACCTGCAAGCCCAGTGAACATTGTTGGTAAAGTGTTGGGAGATCCAACAATATTCTCAAGGGTTAGAAGCGGTAGCAGAATAAAAGTTGAGAAAGTTGAGTAA